The genome window GATGTTGTGGTGTACGTTTTACTACCCAAGCGAAGGACCCAGCAAGCGGACTACATGAAGCTGTCTTACAATCAACTGATATTCACCTAAACTCCATCTTTCTTTATGCTTCCTACACAACCTAGCCGGCTACAGAGGAAGGAGTATCGGGTGTGTGGATATAGATGTAGTGGTGTACGTTTTACTACCCAAGCGAAGGACCCAGCAAGCGGACTACATGAAGCTGTCTTACAATCAACTGATATTCACCTAAACTCCATCTTTCTTTATGCTTCCTACACAACCTAGCCGGCTATAGAGGACGGGGTATCGGGTGTATGGAAATGGATGTTGGGGTGGACTTTTTACTGCTCAGGGGAAGGACCCAGCAAGCGGTCACTACATGAAGCTGTCTTACCATCAACTGATATTCACCTAAACTCCATCTTTCTTTATGCTTCCTACACGACCTAGCTTGCTATAGAGGACGGAGTATCTGGGTCAAGGGATGGATGTCAGGGTTAGTCTCTGGTCCAGTAACGAGATGGTAGTTAGGTCTTAGTGGGTTGTTTTGGGTATATGAAGAACACCAACACCATGACTCCTACATTCCCCAGCGCCGGCTAAAGAACTGGTCTAAGGGAATAGATGTTGCGGTATGCTTACTAACCTGTACATACCATCTCTATTACAAGGACAAAAACAAGGACGAGAAGAATAAGAACGAGAAGTACGAGAactaaaagaacaagaagaagaacaagaaaaagaaggcgaagaacaagaagaataagaacgagaagaacaagaacacacacacacacacacacacacacacacacacacacacacacacacacacacacacacacacaacctccacccccccctccacacaaccaccatccccctccccccacacacacgccgccTACAAAGCACCCACACACAAGAACTCAACTTCGAACCCATGAAAGACGACCTGCCATAAAGCCTTCAGACTACCTCCTTACATCTTTCCCATCCGGCGACAACAAGGCTTTCcccgtacctcctcctcctttgtggcTCCGAACTGAGGTATACTCGAGGGCGCCACATACCCgcacagagaagggaaatacgcaGACGAGAGAATGGTACGGACGGACAGAGGCGGAGGACGGAGGACGGGGAGGGAACTGCactgcgggggggaggggggggggggacaagtcTAAATAGTGTGAGTGTCCAGTGCCCCATGAATCGACGTTCTGCCACTTTTGAAATATTGCGGCTGTGATCGTTTGGGCGAGACCCCTCCAGAGCGACTCCTTATGCGATAGACACACTGGAGTGGATAGgaatggtgggggaggaggagggggaggaggaggaggaggaggaggaagttggaagCTGCCATGGAGGTACAGCTTGTGGTTATGgcggagatggagatggagacgaggaggaggaggagaaggagaggaaggaaaaggaaaaggaggaaggaggcggaggaggaggataatatgaATAGTAATATTGAAAGTGCTGTTCCTGCTATTACTACtatagttactactactactactactactactactactattactattactactactactactactgctactactactactactactattactactactactactactgctactactactactactactactacaactactactactactactacagtaaaaaaaataaaagaaaaaaatctactACATCCGTttccaccgacaacaacaacaacaacaacaacaacaacaacctacgTAAAACcacaaacgaaaggaaaaaaaaaaaggcggaaaaatctataaaaagcaaaaaatccacaataaaaataaataaataaaaatcaacacCGAATAAAAACATCCAaaatttaccaccaccaccatcaccaccaagaccctaaactaaaataaataaataaattatagtAAAAAAACATAATACAACTCAATTCTAAAGGTTCTCGCGTCTCCTCTAACCCGAAGTCCCAAAGGAAGGAGGCACCAATGCGATTTTTCCTCTATCCTTGACTTAAGTGGAAGGTGCGTGAGACGAATCCAGTCTTCTCTCGAAAGCCTCCAACACTCCTGTCAAAGAAATGGAACctgtttgtagtgtgtgtgtgtgtgtgagggggggggagggtttgaggagaggaaggggaagggggcaggTAAGAGAgtgaaaggggggaagagatctaaggggggggtgatggggagcgGTAGGGGGTATGTACAAGAAGCAACCTCCCCCATTAGCATCCCtacgcccctcccttcctccctccattctcccccCAATGTCCGGAGTCACGCGAGGACGGGAGAGGGATTGGGGGTAATCGCGCGAGGGAGctcataaacaacaacagcaacatgagcaacaaaaacaataacagcaacagaaaattaagaacaacagaaaataaaaaaagaggaacaagaacacgaacaagatgaacaagaacaaaattaatacagaagaacaagaaaaaagaaccagaagatgaaaaacaagaagacgaagacgacgaagaacaagaatgagaagaaCAAGGAAACTAAAAcctgaaaaagaaacagaaacaagaccaagaagaagaaaagaacaagaaaaagggagagaacaagaagcaaaagaaggtgaAGGACATGGAGCTCTTCGCACCGCTGTGGACCAGACCAGGAGGGCGGGGGCCTgggccacacacaccacactcggTACACCCAACAGACCACAAAACAAAACCCGCCAGGGGACGCGCGGTGCACTGGCCCAAAACTTTATCTCGGCACAAAATCTCACCACGCCTTATGCGGAGCAGTTAGTGGCGACTGCCAGCCGGCGAGCCAGGGTGTGCCCCGCGCCCTCACCGCCTGCCCCGGGGACGTGACGGACACTGCCCCCGCTGCTGTCACGGCGATCACTGCTCTGTGCCTCACGACGTGCTACTGTGACTGTGTCCATTTCTGTTTGGGCGCTGCTACTTTTGATCCCGTGGCAATAGAGgctacaacaataataacaacagcactACCAGCAATATAAGttctaacagtagtagtagtagtagtagtagtagtagtagtaatagttgtagtagtagtagtagttataaaaaataataataataataacaaaatataacaataataatgacaaaattaaTAGTGACGCAAGTaaaggaagacagatagatagatagttagataaacagatactaattaactaactaacggggagcatacaccAGGAGACGCGTTGCTTCAAGCAcccgtcacctccaccacccccacccttaCCATCCCAAACCTCTCTAAGGATTGATCAGCTTGCTtcagccatgagttacgtgggtgtccccttgatagatagatagatagatagacagatagatacagataattaTATAgttgaaataaaaagataaagagaatgtaTATATGCAAAAGATAACATAATtttctcatcacacacacacacacacacacacacacacacacacacacacacacacacagtggccaAGGTTAGGGTGTGTGGCAGCGAGGGAGCGCAGCGGGGTTAGTATTCTCAAACATATCGGCCCCTCAGTTCACCTGTTCGAAAAGCCTCTCGCCGCAGAAGTTCCTGATATCCCCATGGACTGTTTAGTGATactggtgattttttttctttacggctaaggaaacagttcaagggcgtaaaggaaaaaaaagaaaaaaaagcccgctacttacttctccagaatagaggtcaaaggagtggccaaaaagagagatcaatttcgggagaatgGGAGATGGTAGTTTTACACGATTTCTGCACTATCTTGAgcgggaaaaacacccatgaaaacccggttagtcttctctgtggccttgggaaatggtcgtagtgggagcccgatCGAGACGTTTAAAGGAATATGGACCGAGGCAGGAGTGCATCAAGGGCGGGATGAACATTCTTCTCCTCTAATGGTTTGTCTCCAATAGCTGTTGCTTCTTATCGTCTGCCTTTGTTCTTTCgtcatctgcgtgtgtgtgtggaggagggggggaggggggtacgtgtgtgtgtggaggagaggggaggggtgtgtgtgtgtgtctttgttagcGTCTAGTTCCACCATGACTTGTCCTTCTAAGACATTCCACTGTCAGAAATTTAAGtgctttgatatttttttctgtattttttctctcctcttcactctcggACACGTACAAGCTGCCACCGCCATAAAGTCGTGAATCAAAAACAGGAGTGCCTTGGAGTTTATGCTTTATTGGACGCACACAggatctctcacacacacattgcaataaatATGACGGATACGCTCAGTGAGTATCGATGTCGGCCGGGGTCACCTATTATCAAGGGGCAAGACCACTATAAGTATCGCTCCTCGCTGCTGGTAAGGTCTCCGCGGGCGCGTCTGGCGTCCTGCTCGGCGGCAAAGGCGATCTGGTCCAGCACGAACTGCGGGATGGGGTGGGGGAACTCGGGGGCCACGGGCAGCAGGGAAGACTCCGGCTGGAAACCGTTCTCGTTGGCCACAAACTTCATCTCCACCCGAGTGCCGTCAGGAGCCGTGTAGCTGCGGAGAACAGTACAGtattatcagaaaaaaaatattatcggCTGATTATAAATTCATTAACATTTTCACTAATTATCTATAATATGATTCTGACGTACGACGCGCCAGACAACTTCTTGCCGGACTTGCATGTGAAGCAATATCGAACAAATCCGATTTCAAATAATTTAGAGAAAATATAGTTTATCacgatatatttatatatttatatagtttGCATTCATGATGCAAACAGCTCATGCAAACAGGCTTCCAGCAGGCATTAAATGAAATTAACTTTAGGAATCACCATGAAAAGATTAGCAAGGCGTTGTGGAAACAGCTCCTCAAAACAGGCTTCTCTAAGGCATTAAATAAAGCTAACTGTATTATTAATCACTATGTAAAGCCTCCATCGAGGTTACTCACGAGTACTGGCCGGCCTTGTTGATGGCGCCGGTTTCCTCCCCCGGTGAGCCGGACTGGGAGATGGAGATGCCGTTCCCGGTCTCCACCTCAAAGTTGTACCTGCCGTCGTCCTCCCGGATGCGGTCGTCTCTCAGGATGGGCGCCTCCCTTTCGCTGGAGCCGGGGGCGGCGAGGGCCACGGAGGCCAGGGCGGCGAGGATCACCTGGGGGAGACACTTCTGCTGCTGGGAAATCTTTTGGTGGAAATTTACGGCTCTGTGTTCTAATAAGACAAGATTAGCAGAGCAGTGCGTTGCTAGATATCACTAGGAGCCCCGCAAGAGACAAAGGGTTCAGGAAAATACACGGCAACGATCGCACGAAGTTTCTTTTCACGGACTCCAAGATCCAGTTTAAAACCTGAACCCTATGTGCTCGATGTCGGTGAAAATCGAAGGACTGTTTGTGGGGTGGAAAAAAATGTATCTAGTGTCAACTCGAAGAATCCAGTCGCAGCGGCGGCGTCGGGGAGCACCGCAGACAATCAGTGGCGCGGGCTGGGAGTCGCCTGGCTGTTCGTTAGTTCCCCTCGTCTGTGAGCGTCCTCGGCGAGGGTATTACCACGCCTCTATAGTGAGGATATTTATAACTGAACTTATAACACGGGGGGTCAAGTTGGACTGTGAAAACTGAGTGATGTGCGTGTGGTGAGGGCGGGGGGTGGCTGTGAGGGCCGCCACCACCGCGCTCTCGACAAATTTCCCGGCGCCTAATTAGTCCAGGTCGCCGTCTAGCAAGGCTTCAAGCGAGTAACTGATAggtttatcaagggaaaatacgTTAACAGTCTCCGAGTGCCCATAAAGAGGTAAAGTTATCATTCGGTTATCACAAAGTGAGTAATTTCCATCCAGCGCTCCTTGTACTGGTGTGAATAATTAATCGTGTGTCGGAGTGGCGAGATTTTTATCGTTTACGAGTCGGAGGGAGACCGCTGAGCCGCCTCCTCCCGCCGCCAGTGTATCACTAATGCAGGTGAGGCGAGTGTGACAACTCACAAAGTGCATGATGCTGAGTGCTGTGGTCAGTGACTGATGCCAACACCTCGGTGGCCGGATCTTTTATAGCGGGAGCCTGGAGCGCTGCCTCGTCATAGCTCACAGGGGGGAGGGAACGCCCTTGGCAGGCACGTCCTACCCTTCACTCCTGCCCTACATCCTGGCCCTGTCCACCTGCTTGTCCACTAAATTACCTTGACACGTCCTTGCCGCCACGGGTGAGAGAGGGGGCGCCTGGCCTGACCCTGCCCGCACGGATCGATGGACCGAGTCAACACCGACTTAGTTCACGAGGCTGGACATCATTTATTTGCCTCCAtgacaccgccgccgccgccgtaagGAAGGACAGGTAAGCGACATGATGAGGACGTTGGGTATTCGCCTCTGAACGGGCGATGATAAATGCGACTTTTATTGAGGATGGAGCTCTTAgcgtccactgtgtgtgtgtgtgtgtgtgtgtgtgtgtgtgtgtgtgtgtgtgcctgggagggaggaggggggtggggggagagaagaagggagggaaggagggaaagcgaTCACCAAGCCACGGCCAAGTTTATAGTTTCCAGCTTTCTTTTAACTTAACTAACGCGATGCACATTCCTCCGAGAGCGACTCAAGGCAACGGAAAGTGATTAGATTGTCAACTTTattgcacgcacacacgcacacacacacacacacacacacacacacacacacacacacacacacacacacacacacaaagaaaagagCGGGTTAGAGAATCACACAAATACCTATCGAGTGACTGCATGTTTCAGCCCTGTCCTAAATTCTTCTTCAGCTTAATACGTCGAGAGATCAGCCAATGGAACTTAACACAGCGAGTAAAAACgcatgtatatattattttcacgCATTTCCACGCCGCTAAACCATAACTCAGGCATCGGTCAAGCGAGGAACCATCGGAACAAAATAAAACACATGACAGACGCCCAAGAATTATACACGAATCATACGAGAAAAACTTTACCTAACCCCACTATCATATTCTCCCTTACAAAGAGCGTTTATTATTATTTGGTGAATATTATAAAAGCTAAAGTAAACCTAAATTGTGAGCTTAGGaaaccaccttcacctccacctccacctccgccgTTCTCACCCATAAGGAGGTTTTGGCAGAGCCCCAGCCTCTTGCCAGCGATTGGAGCGACCCTTCCCGAGCCCTCAGTGCCCCTTCACCTCGCACCGGCACCCACggccctctctctcacccctgacTCTCCCTAGGGCGATTTCTCATGTCCTTTTCCTGCCTGCCTTTGTTCCAACACCTCGGGGCCTTCTGCAAACCCCGATGAAGCCTTTACATTCCATAGGTACGTGTTGATCGGTGGACAAGGCTTGTGTCGAGTCAGTGTGTGAAACTCTTGCAAGGGAGGACTTAATAACGAAGGCTTTGGGTGTATATACATTGTGAGCACTGCTTGTATACTTCTGTAAAGCCCGAGGAAGCCCTTTTACATTCCATAGGGACATGTCGATCGGTGGACAAGGCTTGTATCGAGTCGGTGTGTGAAACTTTTGCAAGGAAAGACTTAATAACGAAGGCTTTGGGTGTATATATATTGTGAGCACTGCTTGTATACTTCTGTAAAGCCCGAGGAAGCCCTTTTACATTCCATAGGGACGTGTCGATCGGTGGACAAGGCTTGTGTCGAGTCCATATGTGTGAAAGTCTTGCAATGGAAGGCTTAAGAACGaagtttttttgtgtatatagatATAGTGTTAGTACCGCTGGTGTACTTCTGCAAAGCCCGAGGAAGCCTTTTTACACTCCATAGGGACAAGTTGGTCGGTGGGCAAGGCTTGTCTCAATCAGTGAGTTAGAGTAATGGAATGTAAGACT of Eriocheir sinensis breed Jianghai 21 chromosome 66, ASM2467909v1, whole genome shotgun sequence contains these proteins:
- the LOC126987706 gene encoding cuticle protein AMP1A-like; amino-acid sequence: MHFVILAALASVALAAPGSSEREAPILRDDRIREDDGRYNFEVETGNGISISQSGSPGEETGAINKAGQYSYTAPDGTRVEMKFVANENGFQPESSLLPVAPEFPHPIPQFVLDQIAFAAEQDARRARGDLTSSEERYL